GTTCGACATCCGGAATGACCGGCGCTCAAGCTGCTCGGTTAATATTAGATCAAAATGGTCTGCAAAATGTCAAAGTCGTTGAATCAAAAGGATTCCTTAGCGATCATTATAATCCGGTCACGAAAACCGTTGCCCTTTCTACTCATAACTACCACGAGGCTTCAGTAGCAGGCACGGCAGTTGCTGCACATGAAGTCGGTCATGCGATTCAAGACCAAGAAGCTTATTCCTTTTTGCGTCTGCGTCACCGTTTAGTACCGGTTGCCAGCCTTACATCGAACGCTTCATGGGTTTTCATCATGATCGGTATTATTTTTTCAAGTATGAACTCGTTACTTGGAATCGGGATTGCACTTCTTGCAGTAGGCGTTGTCTTTCAAATCGTTACATTACCAGTAGAGTTCAATGCTTCCAGTCGAGCGATGAATCAAATCGTCAGTCTTGGTATCATTCGTAATGAAGAAGAAGCGCATGCTAAGAAAGTACTGAACGCAGCGGCAATGACATATGTTGCGGCAGCGGCAGTTGCAGTACTTGAATTGGTTCGTCTTCTCTTGATTTTCACTAGCCGAGACTAATTGAACGAACAAAAGGTCTGTCCCAATTTGAAAAGGGATAGACCTTTTTTGTAGAAGAAACACTATGGATTAATCGGTCTTTTTTGCTCATCAAGTGTAAATCCTTCACCCAAAACTTCATGGACATCTATTAGTGAAACAAAGGCGTGTTCATCAATGGATGCTATGATGTTTTTCAACCGAACAATTTCGTTTCTGCCAACAACGCAATAAAGTACTTGTCGGTCTGATTTAGTGAAATGCCCGTAACCAGATAACACTGTCACGCCACGGTCCATTTGGGCAGTGATTTTAGTAGCTATTTCATTGTGATAACCTGAAATGATTAAAGCGCCTCTTGCTGCATATGCGCCTTCTTGAACAAAATCAATAACACGAGCCCCGACAAAAACCGCGACAAGCGTATACATCATTGATCGGGAGTTAAGATAGACAACCCAAGAAAGCAAGATGACGAATGCATCGAAGAGGAACATAGTTTTTCCCATGCCCCATCCAAGGTATTTATGTCCTAAACGTGCGATAATATCTACACCGCCCGTTGTTCCACCGTATCTGAAAATTATACCAAGACCAACGCCAATAAAAAGTCCTGCAAATAACGCTACAAGAACCATATCGTCTTGCATATGAAAATCAATTTGGTAAATCATAAATACTTTTATGAATATCGAGACAGCAATCGTACCAATGACGGTATAGATAAACACGAGTCTTCCTAGCAATTTCCACCCGATGATAAACATGGGGATATTTAAAACTAAGTTCATTAGTGCAGGATCCCAATTGAAAGCAAAGAGGAGGATAAGGGTGATTCCAGTAAAGCCGCCTTCTGCTAATTCATTTTGAATATTAAAGTGAACGAGGCCAAAACTAAATATTGCTGCGCCTAGTAGAATGAAAATAATGTTTTTAACCCTAACTCCATTAAACATATTAAAGCCGCCTTTCGAATGAATTACGCTTAAACATAACCAGCGTCCATTTTGAACCCTGTTGGAGCAATATTCCTATTATCATCCATATTTATATCTTTGACAACCGTGAAGTAAATTTATACGATAGGAGAGAGTTAAGAAATGACAAATAAGACATTACTAGACCTGCAAGACGAAGTTGATACATACATAAATGGTTTTGAAGAAGGTTATTTTCCACCGATGGAACTCCTGGCTCGATTAACAGAGGAATTGGGAGAATTATCTAGGGAAGTGCAGCATGTTTATGGCATGAAAAAGAAAAAAACTGGAGAAGCCATCCGCTCATTAGAAGAGGAAACAGGGGATCTGTTTTTTGTTCTCGTCTGTTTTGCGAACTCGCAAGGAATCAGTTTAGAAAAAGCACTTACTTCAGTAGTAGAAAAATTTAAAGTTCGTGATGCAAATCGTTGGACTATAAAGGAGGAGCAATAAAAAATGACGATTCGAATCGCGATTGCCGGTGCACGGGGGAGAATGGGAACCGCGGCAGTGAAGGCATTAATGGATATTGAAGATATGGAAGTCGTTGCTGCATTAGATTATAAAGGTGAAGGACTTTTTTTACATGGAGAAAGTTTAACGGATGATGCCAGCGGGATTCCGGTTTATACATCTTTTGACCACTTAGCAAACGAAACCAAACCCGATATCCTTTTGGAGTTAACCACACCAGATACTGTATTTGAAAATATGCATAAGGCGATTACATATGGAGTTAGACCTATCGTTGGAACATCGGGCTTATCGTTAGAACAAATTGAAGAAATAACGGAATTTGCAAATAAAAATAAAGTCGGCGGAATAATTGCCCCGAATTTCTCAGTAGGTGCGGTTTTAATGATGAAATTTGCAGCGATGGCATCTCGTTATCTCGGCGATGTCGAAATCATAGAATCTCATCATGATCAAAAAATAGACGCCCCGTCGGGAACCGCGACTAAAACAGCAGATATGATCAAAGAATACAGAAAATCACATGTTCAAGGTCATCCAGATGAGAAGGAACATATGCCCGGCGCACGTGGTGCATCAATCGATGGTATAAGATTACATAGTGTTCGGCTGCCGGGATTACTTGCACATCAAGAAGTAATGTTAGGCAGTGCAGGTGAACTACTCACAATCAGGCATGATTCATTCGATCGTAGTTGCTTTATGCCCGGGATCGTAATGGCGATACGCAATGTAATGGAAAGAAACGATCTTGTTTATGGACTCGAACATATTATCGAGTAGGACGTTTTCGAAAGGGGGGTTGACATGAAGAAATTAAAAGTTGGCGTCATTTGCTACCCTTCTTTAGGTGGTTCCGGTGTCGTTGCAACAGAACTTGGAATAATGATGGCAAATAAAGGTCATGAGATGCATTTTATTACCTCAAGTATGCCTTTTCGATTTCTAAATGCACATCCAAATATGCAGTTTCACGAAGTCACAATCGAAGGGTATTCTGTTTTTAAATATCCGCCTTATGATATAGCGCTTGCAAATCGCATCGCGCAAGTAATCGAATCAGAAGGTTTGGACTTGCTTCATGTCCATTACGCAATGCCACACGCGGTGTCAGCGGCTCTTGGAAAGGATATGGCTGGTTCAGACATTGGCGTTATTACTACGTTACACGGCACAGACGTCACGATCCTGGGTTATGACCCTGCCCTTCGAAATACTGTCCGATATGGTATTAATAAGTCGACAATCGTTACGGCAGTTTCCGAGTCCCTTAAACAGGATACAATTAATCTTATCGATCCGAATAAAGAAATTCGTGTCATTTACAATTTTATCGACGAAGAAACTTATGTGCCGAGAGATGCGGGGACGTTGAGATCAGACCTTGGGATTCTTGAAGATGAAAAGGTGATTATTCATATTTCAAATTTTCGTGACGTGAAAAACATTCCGGATATTGTGAAAAGTTTTCATGAAATAACCAAAACGCTAGATGCAAAGTTATTACTTGTTGGAGAAGGACCCGAGAAAGAAAACATTATAAAACTCGTTGATGAATTAAATCTTCAAGACAAAGTTATTTTTACAGGAAAACGAAACGATATGTCAGAACTGCTTGCGATTAGCGACGTTATGTTTCATTTATCCAGTAAAGAAGCATTTGGTCTTGTTTTACTTGAAGCGCTTGCTTGCGGAGTTCCGTCCATCGCCACAAATGTTGGAGGAATACCGGAAGTTATTGAAGATGGGGTTAACGGTTTTATCGTTCCTTACGGAAATATCGATGCAGCTGTTGAAAAAGGCTTGTTGCTTCTTGAAGATGAAGAACTATACGCAAAATTTAAGCGTAACGGATTTATAACAGTAAAAGAAAAATTTCATTCTTCGGGGATTGTCGATCAATATGAAGAACTTTATTATGAAGTGGCGGGAAAGTGATGGCCAAGATCTTTGATAGCAGTGCGAGTTATGAAGTAATTCGCCGACTAGAAATAGCTGGACATGAAGCGGTTTTTGTTGGGGGCGCAGTGCGCGATCACCTCTTAAAGAAAACAGCAAAAGACATAGACATCGCAACTTCAGCGGAACCGGATGAAGTGAAAGCGGTGTTCGATAATACCATTGATGTTGGAATTGCCCATGGCACAGTGCTTGTTCTTATCGAAAATGAAGCAATTGAAGTGACTACCTTTAGAACAGAGGGAACTTATACGGACCATCGTCGACCTGACCATGTACATTTTGTTAAAACATTGCGCGAGGATTTACTGCGGAGAGATTTTACAATCAATGCACTTGCGATGACAAAGAGCGGGCAAATTATTGACTTGTTTGACGGCGAAAAAGATTTAAATGAACGAGTTATTCGCGCCGTCGGGAATCAAGCCGAACGTTTTCATGAAGATGCACTTCGAATGTTGCGAGCGGTCAGGTTTTCGTCTGTACTCGATTTTGATATTGAAGCGGGTACATTACAAGCGATCCATGATAACGCACACCAAATTAAGCATGTTTCCATAGAGCGAATAAAAATAGAACTAGACAAACTTTTTACGGGCGTAAATCCAATGAAAGCATTGAATATCTTATTTTCTTCCCAGTTGGGGAAGGAACTGTCACTTTGCACGGATAAAATGGAAGAATTAAAACGTGCGCTTCCATTTAACACTGCATCCGAAGGTTGGGCTTTTTTTGCCACGATTGCCGGGATTACGCCATCCGAATTAGCCAATCACTTTAAATTATCGAATGAAGAACGAAATTTCATAAAAGCTGTGCATAAAATTTATACTAAACGATTAACAAGCGACTACACAATTAACGATTATTACTTGCACGGTTTACCAGAGCTGAAATGTGCAGAGAAGTTTTTTCATGCTACATCTGAGGACTCTGTGACACTTACTGATTTGGACATAGAGGCCAATAAGAATTCTCTGCCCATCCAATCGAAACAAGATCTTGTCGTAAATGGCAAGGATTTAATAGAATGGACAGGCCTATCCGGTGGACCGTGGACAGGTAAATGGATTGGAAAAATAGAGCAGGCCGTATTGCACGGAAAATGTGAAAATACATTGATTGATATAAAGGACTGGTTTATGAATGACTTCAAATGCGAAAAATGAATTTTTGAAAAGACTTTTTGAAGCGAACGGTCAACCGGTGTCCGGACAAGAAATTGCAGATGAATTCGGACTATCCAGAACTGCAATTTGGAAATATGTCAAAGACCTTGAAAAAGATGGTTATGAAATTGGATCCATTCGAAAAAAAGGTTATTATTTAATTGCGGTTCCGGATCGGGTAAATGAAGCGAATGTAAAGAAACACTTGAAAAGTACTGTTTTCGGTCAGCGTATCGACTATAAAGATTCATGTCTTTCAACTCAACTCATAGCGCATGAGGAAGCCCAAAACGGGGCACCGAACGGAACAGTCGTTATATCCGAAGAACAGACATCAGGGAAAGGAAGAATGTCGAGACCATGGGATTCGGCGGACGGCAAAGGCATTTGGATGAGCGTGATAACTCGCCCAGCCCTTACACCGCAGCAGGCACCTCAAATGACATTGGTGGCGGCGGTTGCAGTAACCCGTGCAATTGAGGAAGTTGCGAGTGTCAATCCTTCCATTAAATGGCCGAATGATATATTGGTCGATGGCAAAAAAGTAACCGGGATATTAACCGAGTTACAAGCAGATCCTGATCGCGTCAAAGCAATTATTCTGGGAATCGGAATAAATGTAAATCAAAACGAAGAAGACTTTCCGGAAGAGTTGCAATCAATTGCTACCTCTTTGAAGATGGTAAGCGGGAAAACAATTAATCGTGCCAAACTCATTGCAAAAACACTTGAATTTCTTGAGCATTATACAAATCTATATGTAGCGCATGGATTTAGTCCTATAAAGTTATTATGGGAAGGGTATTCAAATACTGCCGGAAAGCGAATTCGCGCTGTGATGTTCAATGAAACGATTGAGGGAATTGCCATGGGAATTACTGAAGACGGCATGTTAAATCTGAAATTAGATGATGGATCTATTCGTGGTATTTTTTCAGCGGATATTCACTTTCAATAATAATATGTGTACATAACAATTTCTATTTGGTATAGTTATTGCGATGGGCGGTATCATTTTTGAACTGCACCTTGCAATTTAGTAAGCTATGAAAATTTTGAAAATGTTCTGCCTTGATCTTTATAAAGACAGGGACGGAGGAAACCATCTACCGATGATTACACAACCCTTCTGTCCATTTTTTGGACATTAGGGTTTTTATTTTTGGTTTTCTTCCAAGAGAGGAGAAAAGATAATGAAAACTACAGCAGATTTTATTAAAATGAAAAAAGAGAACGAGAAAATCGCTATGCTTACCGCCTACGATTATCCTTCCGGCAAATTAGCAGAAGAAGCTGGGGTAGATATTATTCTAGTAGGCGATTCGCTTGGAATGGTCGTTCTCGGTTATGATTCAACGGTTTCGGTTACAGTAGACGATATGATTCACCACGGAAAAGCGACGAGGCGCGGTGCTGCTGATACATTCATCGCGGTTGATATGCCGTTTGGATCGTATCAAGGTTCGAATGATAGGATACTGCAAGAAGCAATCCGAATTTTTCAGGAGACTGGAGCCAATGCTCTTAAGCTTGAAGGTGCTGGAGAAGTCATTAATGTCATTGATCTTCTTTCGAATACGGGGATTCCGGTCGTTGCACATTTAGGTTTACTTCCTCAACATGCAGGAGTTGTAGGCGGTTACAGAGTGCAAGCGAAAACTGCAGAAGCAGCTGAACAGTTAATAAGGGATGCCCGGGCTTGTGAAGAGGCAGGCGCGTTTATGCTTGTGTTGGAATGTATTCCCTATCAATTGGCCAAAGAAGTATCGGACGCTATTTCGATTCCTGTCATTGGAATCGGAGCTGGTGCAGAGACAGACGGCCAAGTACTCGTTTTCCATGACACCGTTCAGTACGGCAGTCATCATATACCAAAATTCGTAGAAAAGTTTGCAGACTCGGGCACTGTCATCAGAGATGGTCTAAAAGATTATGTTAATGCTGTTAAAGAAGGATCATTTCCAGCAGAACATCACCGTTTTACGATGAAAGAAGAAGAATTAAGCGCTTTATACGGCAGTAATAAAGGTGAGTAGAGTAAACCATGAAAACGATAAGACGAATTAATGAATTGCAAGAATTAATTGATCGAAATAAAAGAAAAAACCAGACAGTAGGGTTTGTACCGACAATGGGTTTTCTCCACGCAGGGCATCTCAGTCTCGTTGAACAGGCTAGAAAAGAAAATGATATTGTCGTCATGAGTATTTTTGTCAATCCCGCCCAATTCGGGCCCGGTGAGGATTTTGAAGCTTATCCACGGGACGAGGAGCATGATGCAAAACTCGCATCTGAGGCGGGCGTCGATGTATTATTTATGCCAAATCGAGATGAAATGTATCCGCAGAACGGCGGTATACAAATTTTACCCGGTGCACAAGCGGCTTCCCTTTGCGGGGCAACGCGTCCGGGACATTTCGATGGTGTCTTAAAAGTAGTCTTGAAGTTATTTAATATCGTTGATCCCGATCATTCATATTTTGGAATGAAAGACGCGCAGCAACTGGCTATTATTGAAACATTTGTGCGCGACTTTAATTTGAGAACGAAAATTAGGCGAGTGCCCACGATTCGGGAAGAAGATGGACTTGCAAAAAGTTCGCGCAATGTGAATTTATCGAAAGAAGAACGTTTAGTTGCACCCGTCATTCAAAAGGCTTTGAAAAATGGAGAATTGTTATTCCATCAAGGTGTTCCGGTAAAGGAAATAGAGAGAGAAGTAGCGAATCAGATTACAAACAATAGTTCAGGCCTAATTGATTATGTTTCTTTATTAGCTTATCCCTCGCTTTTGCCTTATACGCCTAAAGACAAAGAAGCAATCATTGCCTGTGCCGTAAAATTTGAAAAAACAAGGTTGATAGATAATATAATTATGTCAACAAAGGGATGAAGAATATGTTTCGAATGATGATGAATAGTAAATTGCACAGAGCGACTGTCACGGAAGCGAACCTTGACTATGTCGGCAGCATTACAATTGATAGCGATTTGCTCGATGCCGCCGGAATGTTGCCAAATGAAAAAGTGCATGTCGTTAACAACAACAACGGGGCGCGCTTTGAAACATATATTATTGCAGGCGAACCCGGAAGTGGCGTTATTTGTGTAAACGGTGCCGCAGCACGACTCGTGCAAAAAGGCGATATAGTCATTATATTGTCGTATGCATACGTCTCGAATGAAGAAGCAAAAAAACATAAACCGACAGTATTACTGATGGATAAAGACAACAAAATTGAAGAAATTATTAAAGAAGCGCCGGGTATTACTGTATAATGATAAAACTCACGAGGAAGATAAATTCTTTGTGAGTTTTTAATTTCAATAAAGTTTGGTCTTGTGATCGTTGTTATCATGCACAATATGGTATAATCTCAGGTAGCATTGATTAACAGGAAGTTGATGATTTTATGAAAACAAAAACATTTGCAGTTGTTGATTTGGAAACAACCGGCCACTCGTCGGCCAAAGGGGATCGAATCATTCAAATTGCGATTGTATTTATTAGAAATGGGGAAATTGCCGAAAAGTTTGTTCGGTTTGTAAATCCTGGTCAAAAAATTCCTCCGTTTATCCGACAGCTTACGAATATTGCAGATGAAGATGTTGAAAATGCACCTTATTTTGAAGAAATTGCTGAAGAAGTGCGAAATCTTCTGGAGGAAACTATTTTTGTTGCGCATAATACTGATTTCGACTTGTCATTTTTGCAAAATGAATTCAAACGTTGCGGACTGGCTGAATGGTCTGGAAGAAAAATTGATACAGTTGAATTGTCCAAGATAATTTTCCCCTCATCCGCTAGCTACAGATTGCAGGATATTGCTGAAGACCTTGACATATCCCTACCCGCAGCGCACCGGGCCGATGATGACGCTGAAGCTACAAGTGAACTTTTACTCGCTTGTCAAGAGAAATTACAAACTCTGCCTTCAGCGACGATTGAGTTATTGCATAAGAAATCATTTCGTCTTAAAACGGATTTATCTGCTCTTTTTTATGACGCATTAAAAGATGCCAGGAACAAAAGTCTTCCTGCCGAATTTTCAACATTTCGCGGTATTCCATATCGAAATATCGAAAGCGGAAACAAAGTTCAAATTAGTCACTTTGACTATCCATTTGATGACAACAAGAAAATAGAACTACTAAAAACCGCCTTTCCAAAATTTGAACGGAGAGAATCTCAATTTAGGTTTATGGATACAGTTCAGGAAACGTTAAGTGAGCAATCTGAAATCGCCGCGGAAGTGCCAACAGGCATAGGCAAATCGATTGCCTATTTAATACCCGCCGCAATTCAGTCCATGGAAACGGGAAAGCCGGTTGTCATTAGTACATATACGAATTACTTGGCTGATAAAATTGTTGATGAAGAACTGAAAAAACTAGATCTTATACTCGGCGCAAAACTGAAGGCAACTGTGTTAAAGGGAAGAGAACAGTATATTTCATTGGGGAAATTCGAAGAACTCCTAACAATTTCGGAGCAATCTTATGATGAAACTTTTACAATCATGCAAATCCTCGTATGGCTTACTGAAACAAGGACAGGTGATTTGGAAGATCTTAATGTTTCCGGCGGCGGTCAATTATTTGTGGATCGTATTCGCAAACGATCCAATCGAATGGCTCCCGATGAATATCAAGCTGATTTTCACCGAAGGCTTGTTTCGGAATGTTCAAGTTCAAACTTCATTATCACAAATCATTCGATGTTGCTTGCCGATAGTAATCGTTCTAATCGTATTTTTAATTCGCTGAGCGGGCTAATCGTTGACGAAGCACATCAAATGGGACAAATAGCGATTCGGCATAACGAAATTGTTTTTTCCTATACGAACTGGAAATATATCATGGGCCAAGTTGGTTCAGAAGCTGAAGGTCAGTTATTACATGGGCTATTTTCACTTAGTGATCGATTTGAATTTGCGAATCGCAGTGTGAAGGATGGTCTATTAAATTCGTTTGCCCGATTTGTAGAAGCATTTGACTATGCAACGGCTGTACTCTCGAATTATGAACCGAATGCAATTAGAAAACAACAAGGTAATCGAAAAGTTTACCCGCTTACTGGCATGAAATCTATGAAACAACACTTTAACAAAGTTGCCGTAACGATATCGAATTATATTGATCATGCGGAGGCTTTTATTACCCGTTTAGCTAAATACGAAAATGATATGTCTCGCAGTGAACTTGCATACTTGTCTGAATGGACTTATTGGATAAGGGAGATAAAAATTAAAGCCGGGGAATGGGTTGAAATATTCCTTGATGATGACCTTCAAAACTTTACGGTATGGATGGAAAAGGACTTACGCAGTATACCTGGAAGTCTAGTTATTGTTAAAAGTCCTTTGGAAAGCTCGATTCCAATCCGTAAATTAATTCAACAGCTTAATGACGATAAAACGGGAATCGTCTGGACCTCTGGCACGATGTCAATCCCGAATTACAATCGCTATATTCCAGAAAAACTCGGGGTAAATGATAAAGTTCCTTTGAAAACATTCGAAGCACCCGCCGATTTTTATGATGGCGCAGGCGTTTACATTGTAGAAGATATGCCTGAAATTCAACGGGTATCGCAAACTGATTACATTGAAGCCGTAACAGATGCGGTGATTCGTACGGTGATGGCCACTGGTGGCAGGTTGTTCGTTCTCTTTACTTCGCAAGATATGTTAAGAAAGACATATGACTTGATTACAGAGAGTGAACAATTGGAAGAATACGCGTTATTTGCCCAGGGAATTACGCCAGGCAGTCGCATGAAATTGTTAAAATCATTCAGTCAATATCAACGTTCAGTATTATTTGGAACGAGTAGCTTTTGGGAAGGGGTTGACGTTCCGGGTGACGCACTTTCAGCCGTCGTTGTTGTTCGTCTGCCGTTCACATCACCGGAAGATCCTGTCTTTAAGGCTAGAGCATCAATTTTATCTGACCAAGGATTAAACCCATTTGTCCATTATGCGCTCCCGGAGGCTGTAATGAGATTGCGTCAAGGATTTGGAAGACTGATTCGGTCATCATCAGATAAAGGTTTCTTCATAATTCTCGATAGGCGTATTGATACTAAATCTTATGGAAAACAATTTTTAGCGTCACTTCCAGACGTGCCAGTAAAAAAAGTACCGCTTCAAGTAATGGTTAACGAACTCGAAAATTGCTATAATAGACTTGTATGAAAAAAATCGTTTCTACGATTTACAGGACGTGAAAGAATATGCTCAATTGGATTAAATTTATTACTGTCTTTCTCATCGCATTGACAACCGTAATTGTCATCACTGTATTTTATAATGCGAACAAGCCATTGGCAGTATCAACAGAAGCTGCGTCAAAAGCAGCCATTGAATCGGGTCAATTAGTATCCGTCAATTCCGTCCAGCCGTACAATGGAACCCAATCATTCATGACTGTTTTTGGTGTCGATGAAAAAGGGGAAGAAATTGTCGTATTTGTAGACGATTCTGTTGAAAATGGTTTTAAGAGCCTGAAAGTCCACGACGGAATTACCGCTAAGGAAGCGATACAAACCGTTGCAGAAGAACTGACCATAGACAAGATTCTCCATGTAACGCTAGGGATTGAAGAAGACGAACCCGTTTGGGAAGTTGCATTTACCGGAGATAACGGGAAGTTGAATTATGTTTATGTGTTTTTTGAAAGTGGGCAGTGGTGGAAAAGAATTTTAAACTTATAAGGGAGAGATATTGTTGACTAAAAGATTAGCTTCCAGAGTGAACACACTTACACCATCAACAACGCTGGCGATAACAGCAAAAGCAAAGCAGATGAAAGATTCCGGCATCGATATAATTGGGCTTGGAGCGGGAGAACCCGACTTCAACACGCCGGACAACATATTAGAAGCGGCCATAAAGTCCATGAAAGAAGGAAAAACAAAATATACCCCTTCTGGCGGATTGGTCGAACTTAAAGACGCCGTCATCAACAAATTAAAAAAAGATCAACAACTGACATACACGCGAAACGAAGTAATGATTGGCATTGGCGCCAAACATGTTCTTTATACGCTATTTCAAGTAATTCTTGATCCAAACGATGAAGTTATTATTCCAACGCCTTACTGGGTAAGTTATCCTGAGCAAGTAAAGCTTGCAGGTGGGATACCAGTACATATTGAAGCAGATTCGGCTGCTCAATTTAAAGTAACCGCCGAACAAATTAAAAATGCAATTACTGATAAAACGAAGGCTATCATCATTAACTCGCCTGGAAACCCGACTGGCATGATTTATTCGGAAGATGAATTACGTGAAATTGCGGCAGTCTGTGAAGAAAAAGATATTTGGATTGTATCGGATGAAATATATGAAAAACTTGTTTATGGCGATGAAAAACATATTTCCATCGCTCAAATATCCGAGGACGCGAAAAAACGGACACTAGTCATCAATGGTGTTTCTAAATCCCATTCAATGACGGGGTGGAGAATTGGCTATGTCGCAGGGGATGAAGAGGTAGTAACGGCTATGACAAACCTGGCGAGCCATTCAACATCCAACCCGACAACGACTTCTCAATATGCAGCAATCGAGGCATATAATGGCCCTCAGGAAACTGTAGAAGTTATGCGTGAAGCGTTCGAATCTCGTCTGAACAAAGTGTATCCTCAACTAGCGGCAATTCCTGGATTTGAAGTGATCAAACCGGATGGCGCATTCTATTTGCTGCCGGAAGTGACAGAAGCGCTTGAGAAAACAGGTTTTGATAATGTAGACGATTTTGCGAAAGCGTTACTGACTGAGGCAAATGTAGCCATC
This genomic window from Sporosarcina sp. Marseille-Q4063 contains:
- the panD gene encoding aspartate 1-decarboxylase; this translates as MFRMMMNSKLHRATVTEANLDYVGSITIDSDLLDAAGMLPNEKVHVVNNNNGARFETYIIAGEPGSGVICVNGAAARLVQKGDIVIILSYAYVSNEEAKKHKPTVLLMDKDNKIEEIIKEAPGITV
- the dinG gene encoding ATP-dependent DNA helicase DinG, yielding MKTKTFAVVDLETTGHSSAKGDRIIQIAIVFIRNGEIAEKFVRFVNPGQKIPPFIRQLTNIADEDVENAPYFEEIAEEVRNLLEETIFVAHNTDFDLSFLQNEFKRCGLAEWSGRKIDTVELSKIIFPSSASYRLQDIAEDLDISLPAAHRADDDAEATSELLLACQEKLQTLPSATIELLHKKSFRLKTDLSALFYDALKDARNKSLPAEFSTFRGIPYRNIESGNKVQISHFDYPFDDNKKIELLKTAFPKFERRESQFRFMDTVQETLSEQSEIAAEVPTGIGKSIAYLIPAAIQSMETGKPVVISTYTNYLADKIVDEELKKLDLILGAKLKATVLKGREQYISLGKFEELLTISEQSYDETFTIMQILVWLTETRTGDLEDLNVSGGGQLFVDRIRKRSNRMAPDEYQADFHRRLVSECSSSNFIITNHSMLLADSNRSNRIFNSLSGLIVDEAHQMGQIAIRHNEIVFSYTNWKYIMGQVGSEAEGQLLHGLFSLSDRFEFANRSVKDGLLNSFARFVEAFDYATAVLSNYEPNAIRKQQGNRKVYPLTGMKSMKQHFNKVAVTISNYIDHAEAFITRLAKYENDMSRSELAYLSEWTYWIREIKIKAGEWVEIFLDDDLQNFTVWMEKDLRSIPGSLVIVKSPLESSIPIRKLIQQLNDDKTGIVWTSGTMSIPNYNRYIPEKLGVNDKVPLKTFEAPADFYDGAGVYIVEDMPEIQRVSQTDYIEAVTDAVIRTVMATGGRLFVLFTSQDMLRKTYDLITESEQLEEYALFAQGITPGSRMKLLKSFSQYQRSVLFGTSSFWEGVDVPGDALSAVVVVRLPFTSPEDPVFKARASILSDQGLNPFVHYALPEAVMRLRQGFGRLIRSSSDKGFFIILDRRIDTKSYGKQFLASLPDVPVKKVPLQVMVNELENCYNRLV
- a CDS encoding DUF5590 domain-containing protein, producing the protein MLNWIKFITVFLIALTTVIVITVFYNANKPLAVSTEAASKAAIESGQLVSVNSVQPYNGTQSFMTVFGVDEKGEEIVVFVDDSVENGFKSLKVHDGITAKEAIQTVAEELTIDKILHVTLGIEEDEPVWEVAFTGDNGKLNYVYVFFESGQWWKRILNL
- a CDS encoding pyridoxal phosphate-dependent aminotransferase; translated protein: MTKRLASRVNTLTPSTTLAITAKAKQMKDSGIDIIGLGAGEPDFNTPDNILEAAIKSMKEGKTKYTPSGGLVELKDAVINKLKKDQQLTYTRNEVMIGIGAKHVLYTLFQVILDPNDEVIIPTPYWVSYPEQVKLAGGIPVHIEADSAAQFKVTAEQIKNAITDKTKAIIINSPGNPTGMIYSEDELREIAAVCEEKDIWIVSDEIYEKLVYGDEKHISIAQISEDAKKRTLVINGVSKSHSMTGWRIGYVAGDEEVVTAMTNLASHSTSNPTTTSQYAAIEAYNGPQETVEVMREAFESRLNKVYPQLAAIPGFEVIKPDGAFYLLPEVTEALEKTGFDNVDDFAKALLTEANVAIIPGSGFGSPKTIRLSYATSIDLIEEAICRIDKFVRENWKE